One Carassius auratus strain Wakin chromosome 44, ASM336829v1, whole genome shotgun sequence genomic window carries:
- the LOC113061986 gene encoding fucolectin-like isoform X1, translated as MHSSLLIWFTHIYTEERQVRMADLVILFLTLFPGLCIADLSGNLALGAAAVQSSTYDYLGAAQNGIDGNRQSNYFLGSCTHTAGGSNPWWRVDLKKAHKITRVRITNRGDCCAERLIGAQIRIGNSLAYNGNSNQLVRIIGYIQPGGTQTFDFTPVKGRYVNIFLPGLNKYLTLCEVEVFAD; from the exons ATGCACTCATCCTTGTTGATCTGGTTCACACACATTTACACCGAAGAAAGGCAG GTGAGGATGGCTGACCTTGTGATTTTGTTCCTCACACTTTTTCCTGGGCTATGCATTGCTGATTTGTCTG GGAATCTCGCTCTTGGAGCTGCAGCTGTCCAGTCTTCCACATACGATTATTTAGGAGCTGCTCAAAATGGTATTGATGGCAATAGGCAGTCAAATTACTTTCTCGGGTCCTGCACGCACACTGCTGGAGGGAGCAATCCCTGGTGGAGAGTTGACTTGAAGAAAGCGCACAAGATAACCAGGGTTAGAATCACTAATCGAGGAGACTGTTGTGCAGAGAGGTTAATTGGTGCTCAGATCCGTATCGGCAACAGCCTGGCATATAATGGCAACAGCAATCAGCT GGTTAGAATTATTGGATACATCCAACCTGGAGGCACACAAACATTTGATTTTACGCCTGTTAAGGGGAGATATGTCAACATTTTTCTACCTGGGCTGAATAAATACCTTACTCTGTGTGAAGTCGAGGTGTTTGCAG ATTAA
- the si:ch1073-376c22.1 gene encoding uncharacterized protein si:ch1073-376c22.1: MAEFQVRMITVAGMLIISVGPCMAYQISGNVALKGVTHQSVDLLNGNTAFKAVDGNRAASLSNDTCTNITAKSNPWWRVTLQKPYQIVMVSITNQGDCCADRISGAEIRVGNSLVDDGNQNQVVASVYSMLPGKTQKFKFSPMEGQYVNVRLPGADRILTLCEVEVYAVSEDMVALIESEQINVAPNGRATQSSVNRGSTACLSLAQNAIDGNRQYDLLKGSCTQTDTESNPWWRVDLMKTYTIASVALTNRGDCCSEQLNGVVIHIGDSLESEGRANPVCVKVSFIPAGGTGTFRCHGAFQGRYVTLALPGENRTLSLCEVEVFGIPTE, translated from the exons ATGGCAGAGTTTCAGGTTCGGATGATCACTGTGGCTGGGATGCTAATAATCTCTGTGGGACCTTGTATGGCCTATCAAATCTcag GAAATGTTGCTTTAAAAGGTGTGACCCATCAGTCCGTTGACTTGTTGAATGGAAACACAGCTTTCAAAGCTGTTGATGGAAACCGAGCAGCAAGTTTATCAAATGATACATGCACTAACATAACTGCAAAAAGTAATCCCTGGTGGAGAGTAACACTGCAAAAGCCGTACCAAATTGTCATGGTTTCCATCACCAACCAGGGTGACTGTTGTGCTGATAGGATCAGTGGAGCCGAGATTCGTGTTGGGAACAGCCTTGTTGATGATGGCAACCAAAATCAGGT gGTTGCAAGTGTGTACTCCATGCTGCCTGGGAAAACACAAAAATTCAAGTTCAGCCCCATGGAGGGACAGTATGTTAATGTTCGCCTTCCAGGAGCAGACCGCATTCTGACATTGTGTGAAGTAGAGGTGTACGCAGTCTCTGAAg ACATGGTAGCATTAATAGAGTCCGAACAGATCAACGTGGCACCAAATGGACGAGCCACCCAGTCCAGCGTGAATCGAGGTTCTACGGCATGCCTGAGTCTTGCACAAAATGCCATTGATGGGAATCGCCAATATGACCTATTGAAAGGCTCTTGCACTCAAACAGACACTGAAAGTAATCCCTGGTGGAGAGTGGATCTTATGAAGACGTATACAATTGCATCAGTGGCTCTCACCAACCGCGGTGACTGCTGTTCTGAGCAACTGAACGGAGTGGTGATTCACATTGGAGATTCACTAGAGTCTGAGGGCCGTGCAAACCCTGT GTGTGTTAAAGTTTCCTTCATCCCTGCGGGAGGGACGGGGACGTTCAGGTGTCATGGTGCATTTCAAGGCCGTTATGTGACTTTGGCTCTTCCAGGGGAAAACAGGACTCTGAGCTTGTGTGAAGTGGAGGTGTTCGGGATTCCAACAGAATAA
- the LOC113061986 gene encoding fucolectin-4-like isoform X2: MADLVILFLTLFPGLCIADLSGNLALGAAAVQSSTYDYLGAAQNGIDGNRQSNYFLGSCTHTAGGSNPWWRVDLKKAHKITRVRITNRGDCCAERLIGAQIRIGNSLAYNGNSNQLVRIIGYIQPGGTQTFDFTPVKGRYVNIFLPGLNKYLTLCEVEVFAD; encoded by the exons ATGGCTGACCTTGTGATTTTGTTCCTCACACTTTTTCCTGGGCTATGCATTGCTGATTTGTCTG GGAATCTCGCTCTTGGAGCTGCAGCTGTCCAGTCTTCCACATACGATTATTTAGGAGCTGCTCAAAATGGTATTGATGGCAATAGGCAGTCAAATTACTTTCTCGGGTCCTGCACGCACACTGCTGGAGGGAGCAATCCCTGGTGGAGAGTTGACTTGAAGAAAGCGCACAAGATAACCAGGGTTAGAATCACTAATCGAGGAGACTGTTGTGCAGAGAGGTTAATTGGTGCTCAGATCCGTATCGGCAACAGCCTGGCATATAATGGCAACAGCAATCAGCT GGTTAGAATTATTGGATACATCCAACCTGGAGGCACACAAACATTTGATTTTACGCCTGTTAAGGGGAGATATGTCAACATTTTTCTACCTGGGCTGAATAAATACCTTACTCTGTGTGAAGTCGAGGTGTTTGCAG ATTAA